The genome window GATCTGCTGGCCTTCGCCCGCATGGACGGGGCGCCGGAACGGCTGGTGCCCATCGTCATCGCCAAGGCGTACACGGCGGCGCGCATGCGCGCCACCACGGAAGGCTTCAGGAAACGGCTGCTCGACGGCGGCCTGACCCTGGCCGACTTCTGCGATCCGTTGCTGACCAGCCTGCCCGGCGGGGTACCCCTGCTGGCGGGGGATGGCCGGTGCGTGGGTGCGGTGGCCGTGAGTGGGCGTGCGCTCGCCGACGATGCGGCGCTGGCGGGGACGTATGCCCGCCTGCTGGAAGAACGGCTGGACCTGACACGGGGGGCGGGCTGAGGTCGGAGCCTGCGGGCATGACCTGTGAGACGTGCCCAGCGCCCACGCACGCAAACAAAGGCCGCCCCGGTGGGGCGGCCTTTTCGCGCAGTTGCCTTGCGTGGTGTCCGGACGTGTGCGGCTAGAGTATCTCCACCCCGTCCTCGGTGACCAGCACCATGTATTCCCAGCGGATGCCACCCCATTCGGGGTAGTACAGGCCGGGTTCCACGGTCACGATCATGCCGGGTTGCAGCACCGTTTCGTTGCGCGGGTTCAGGCTGGGCGGTTCGTGGGTTTCAAGGCCGATGCCGTGCCCCAGCGCGTGGGTGAACTGGGCGGCCACCCCTTCCGCCTCGAAGTGGGCGCGGGCGGCGCGGTAGGCGTCGGCCACGGGCAGGCCGGGGCGCATGATTTCCATGGCCTTGGCCTGTGCGGTCTTGGTCCGTTCCAGGGCGCGCAGGTAGTGGTCCGCCGGGGTGTCGCCCACCCAGAAGGTGCGGGTCTGGTCCGAGCAGTACAGGTCCAGCCGGGCACCCACGTCCACCAGGACGGGGCAGTTTTCGGTCAGCACGGCGTTGCCCGCGCGGTAGTGGGGCAGCGCGCCGTTGGTGCCCGCGCCCACGATGCACGGGAACGACAGGCCGCTGGCGCCGTTTTCGCGGAAGTATTTCTCGATGTCCCAGCCAATTTCCTTTTCGGTGCGGCCGGGCGCAAGGACGGAGGGCAGCCATTCCATCATCCGATGGTTCAGCGCGGCCGATCGGCGCATCAGCTCGATTTCCTCGGGCTCCTTGATGATGCGCAGCGCCTCGACCATGCCGTCGGCGCGTTCCAGCGCAAGGCCGGGCGAAAACTTGTCGAAGAAGGTCAGGGTGGTGGTCTTCGCCTCGAAGCCCACGGTGCCGCGCACCTTGTCCTTGATCAGGGTGTTCAGCTGCCCGGCGGCGTCGCCGGAATAGATGAACACGCGCTCTTCGGGCCACAGGCGGCGGGCCGCGTCAAGGTAGCGGGGGTCGGTGCACAGCCAGTCGTTGCCGTCGGCGGTGAGCAGCAGGTACCCGGCGCTCTCGTTCAGCTGCTCGTCGTGCAGTTCGAAGCCGGAAAGGTAGAACCGGTTGGCCGCGTAGCTGACCAGCAGGGCGGACAGGCCTTTTTCGCGCATGGCGGCGCGCAGGGTGTCGCGCCGCGCCTCGTAGCGTTGTGCATTCATGGTGGTCTCGAATCGGGTCGCCGGTCAGGCGGCCGCGTCACAGCTTGTAGGTGGTTTCCGCTTCGCCGAGCACCATGCGCCCGGCCCATTCCACGCCCTGCATGACCGAATGGTCCATGTTGGCGGCCTCGTATTTCCACCCGCCGAAGCGCCCGCGCGAGTATATGCCGTGCGCTTCCAGCCACGGCTGGATGCAGCGCAGGGCGGCGTCGCGCCCCAGGGTGGGCACCGGGTAACCGTAGTCCACGGCAATGGACCACCGCGACGCGATGCGCTCCCGCTCGTCCGGATGGAGCATGGAGGTGTTTACAAGCCCCTCCACGGTCTTGTCCATCAGGGTGTCCAACTGCTCGGGCTTGTGGTCC of Nitratidesulfovibrio sp. contains these proteins:
- a CDS encoding heme-binding protein, with the protein product MRTILLDEALRATMEAEHLARADGGLPVCLCVTDGSGDLLAFARMDGAPERLVPIVIAKAYTAARMRATTEGFRKRLLDGGLTLADFCDPLLTSLPGGVPLLAGDGRCVGAVAVSGRALADDAALAGTYARLLEERLDLTRGAG
- a CDS encoding aminopeptidase P family protein, whose amino-acid sequence is MNAQRYEARRDTLRAAMREKGLSALLVSYAANRFYLSGFELHDEQLNESAGYLLLTADGNDWLCTDPRYLDAARRLWPEERVFIYSGDAAGQLNTLIKDKVRGTVGFEAKTTTLTFFDKFSPGLALERADGMVEALRIIKEPEEIELMRRSAALNHRMMEWLPSVLAPGRTEKEIGWDIEKYFRENGASGLSFPCIVGAGTNGALPHYRAGNAVLTENCPVLVDVGARLDLYCSDQTRTFWVGDTPADHYLRALERTKTAQAKAMEIMRPGLPVADAYRAARAHFEAEGVAAQFTHALGHGIGLETHEPPSLNPRNETVLQPGMIVTVEPGLYYPEWGGIRWEYMVLVTEDGVEIL